In the Peromyscus maniculatus bairdii isolate BWxNUB_F1_BW_parent chromosome 20, HU_Pman_BW_mat_3.1, whole genome shotgun sequence genome, one interval contains:
- the Tspo gene encoding translocator protein, whose amino-acid sequence MAPSWVPAVGLTLVPSLGGFMGSYFVRGEGLRWYASLQKPSWHPPRWTLGPIWGTMYSAMGYGSYMIWKELGGFTEEAVVPLGLYTGQLALNWAWPPIFFGARQMGWALADLVLVSGVATATTLAWHRVSPPAARLLYPYLAWLAFATMLNYYVWRDNPGRGGGPRFPE is encoded by the exons ATGGCTCCATCCTGGGTGCCCGCTGTGGGCCTCACTCTGGTACCCAGCCTGGGGGGCTTCATGGGCTCCTACTTTGTGCGTGGTGAGGGCCTCCGCTGGTATGCTAGCCTGCAGAAACCCTCCTGGCATCCACCTCGCTGGACACTGGGTCCCATCTGGGGCACAATGTATTCGGCCATGGG GTATGGCTCCTACATGATCTGGAAAGAGCTGGGAGGTTTCACAGAGGAGGCTGTGGTCCCCTTGGGTCTCTACACTGGCCAGCTGGCTCTGAACTGGGCATGGCCCCCCATCTTCTTTGGTGCCCGGCAGATGGGCTGG GCCTTGGCAGACCTTGTGCTCGTCAGTGGGGTTGCAACCGCCACCACCCTCGCCTGGCACCGAGTGAGCCCGCCAGCTGCCCGCCTGCTCTACCCCTACCTGGCCTGGCTGGCCTTTGCCACCATGCTCAACTACTATGTCTGGCGTGACAACCCTGGCCGGGGAGGTGGCCCACGGTTCCCAGAGTGA